The genomic region AAGGACTGCGTTTGCGACTGGTCGGTTTCCCTTCTGAGGAGGAAATCAAGTCGAAAACGGCTCGGGGCATTCCCATGTCTGCCATGAAAGTAATGTGCCACCGCtggttggagatggatgtCATCAACGAAGCTACATGCCAGGGCGTGGCTCCGGATCTTGTACTATGCAATGAGATAGCGATTGAGGACTCGGTGCTAAGTAGTGAAGAGCTGGTTAGGTGTCCGGTGGTTGTGGTGTGCGCCAATGCCATTACGGCACATAGGCGATCTTCCGAGAGCAAGGCATCTGAGGATCATCGAGTTTATGAATTTGTTTCTCAACCGTAAGTGTGATTCAAGCCCCTATAGCTGTAAAGATTTCATATTGCTAACTTGCAGTTTCAGTATTGGCCCACACAAACTTGCTCGAATTCTGCATATAGCATTATGTCGGTGGGGGGACTTACAAGCATTATCGCCGGCTGCGCCAGTatgtgaggatgaagagcatTTGGATTATGCATCCAATGATGCCAAAAGATGCTCGACTAGAAGCAAtacagaagaagatgcacCTGATAATAAATCGACACCAGGTCCAGGAGCGGCATCACTAAAACGCCCTGGTCCCCCTTCACGAGTTCCGTCAAAACGCCCTTCCCAAGCGACGCAACAACAGGGGTCGACTGCGGCGAGCGAACCCAAGAgtttccttcttgtcgatGATAACCCCATCAACCTCTCGGTATTGTGTGCCTACATGAAGAAGCTTAAGAGCAAGTATACTACGGCAGCAGACGGACTTGAAGCTGTGGAGCGGTTCCAGGAGAACCCAGATGAATTCAGTTGCATCTTGATGGATATCAGCATGCCACGAATGGATGGTATTGAGGCCACAAAACAGATACGGGCCTTCGAGAACAAGGAGGGTCGGCAGCCTGTGGTCATTCTTGCCCTAACGGGTTTGGCATCAGCGAGTGCCCAGCAAGATGCTTATGCAAGCGGTGTTGATGTGTTTCTCTCTAAGCCTGTTAAGCTCAAGGAGCTGAGCAGTATATTGAGGGAGAGGAGTTTGGCGTAGATAGTAAGTCGACTCTCGAACAAGGAAATGGATGGCAAGAAATGCACGATGTGAACGAAGCATACGACACAGATAGACGGTCATGATTCGTTAGACGTTTCATTGTGGGATTAAGCGCTGGGTGCAACCTGTCAAGGGTGGAATAGATTAACAGAAGACAAGAAGTTACACTTATATGTTACATCCATCTAACCGATTACCTCAGTAGCTATGaactctcttcatcaacattggCAGTTGTGCTGCCTCGTACAATCATGCTGCACAATGCTGgaagctcagctcaacaCTTGTTGTTCAAGCATATACATGGCATGCACATCAGTTTCTTTCGTTCCTACTCAACTATGGCGAAGATGAAAATATTTTTCGATTAATAAGCGAATGCCAAGAGGCAGAAAAATGATACTTGAACACTTACATATGTAATCGGATGTCTCGGAGGACTTTCCATGATGATGTGAGGCTCGGGTTTTTGGTGATGGCCGAGGGTATGTGTTTAGGCTTTTTTGTCACCCTCGAGATGCCGTTGGGTCATAAGACTTGTCACTTTGGTTCCGCCAAAGAGCGTGATTGGCTCAAATCGTTGGTTTTCGAGATCGGCTATTGCATGTTTTGTTCATATGGGAGTCCATAGATGTCGAATATTGTCCATATTGGACACACCCACCAGGGAACTCGTTCATAGTATCAAGCTTTTCTCAGGTGGCAGAGTCGCTTCATTGCATCCCTGACTTCTGATAGATCCGGGTTCTGTGACAGTATCGACGCTACCCAAGACGGGAATCGGCAATAGTAACATGCCTTATAAGAATTTTAGCATTGAACTAACTTAGCGCTCGTGGAATCTTAGTTGATTTTGCTAGGACGATGACGTAGAATATCGGCATCGATTAGACGTGTATGGTTTCATTGCATCCAATGTCTTGTAGCCAAAGATATGGTGCCTTTGGGCTTACTATGAACTtgcctcagggagcaagaaaacaccggaccctactatagggtgtcaaaataaacttagtaaagagcccctaagcttaggctagatttacctaagtatttttattgcttagggtcaaggtcccgagttttctttcctcccctagactTGGTAATGTATAAGCATGCAGCTTGATTGAGAAAGCTTCGATGTGGGCGGGTCGAATAAGGAAGTGTCCGCGGCCTTACGTGTAAGGACAGGGAGCTATGTACATAGGCAACTTGCCGTGCAAAGGTGAAGCCGCCGATATTAGTAGGTTCTGGGCACCAGTTTTAAGGGATCTTGGCATACAAGAGGCCAAGCTATGCATAACCTTGAGAGTTGAGACAGATTGATGAACTCATGTTAAGATGATCTTGTAGATTACATATGTATGATTGATTAGTCCGCAAACTCAAAATAAATAAGCTTCAAATCCTTCAGTCGGTGTGTTTTTGTTTATTATAGCCAATATCATATTGTCTGTGACATCCGGAAGATCCGGAGGTTAAAAGTCGGAGGTCGGAAGCACGAGGCGGAAGTTTCATCACATGGAGACGGGGTTAAATCGCTACCGTGCTTCCGTGGATGATATAATTCCctgttgttcttgggatCGGACTtttgtatgtatgtatgacCATAGATCACGATCGGTTGCCGCGGAATAGAGTTCAAGTCAGGGGCTTTGAGACGGTAATGAGTAAAGGAGTTTCTATGGGCATCTGTCGAATGATGGTGGTTGATGGGCACGGGcaaacaacaccatcatcgtcagtcGAATTGTTTACCCTTGGAAGCTGAGTCTGCCCCTGTTTGACAAAGAGTCAGGACAGACACAAGGTGGAGAGATGCTATAGATTAAGTATCCTCTGTCACGAGAATAGCTATTTTGTCCACGTCCAACATGTCACCTTTTCTGTGACTGGTCCATTTATCACATTCATGGCATGTCAGCAGTGTAAAGTTGGTAGCGGACGATCCATTCTAACAAGACCCTTGTCTAGCTCGCCTcgggctcttcttctttttctttctgcGTGCACCTGTAGCCCTGTAATTGGCCTACTGGCTCCCTAGCTCCCCTACAAGCCGGCATCCGGCCACAGGGCGGGGGGTTGCAAGCTTGGGCCCAGGGTATTCCCTGCTTGTGGCTTGTCTTAGTGCTCCCGGTCGACTTAGACATGTCGTGTGCCCTCAGAATGTCATTAACTCCGGGTACAGGCAGCGAAAATAATGGCCCAATAATCATGAATTACCTATTATCGATCATAGATCAGAAACTGCCAAGCTCAGTTGttctgagctgagctgagatgAGATTAGCTGAGTCTTGTACCTATGTACTATGTAGCAGTCAATATCAAGTATGCACTCCCCGAGCGTTCCGTCCACCCTCTCTCTGTTGCATCAAAACCCGCCTCTCCCCCCAACTACAGACGGACTTGTTGTGTTGCctctcccccccccccattACTCAGACGAATCGCATTGTATTGCATTACATTGTATACATCATACCCTTTCtgcatttctttcttcttgtttgtaCTCCGTATTGACTTGGCAGTTGGTATCGCTATATCCTGACTTGTACCTTTCCGAGGCTCCCTGCCAGTTATATCTAGGACCTCATCTCCAGCGACAAGCCTCAAACTTCATTGTCACCCTAAAACAAACTTAGTACTCGACCGTTGAGATACCTTGTTCGCCATGGGAGTCGGTTCTTTTCTTGAGCCACTCATCGTCGTGACTCTCCTCTTTGGGGGTGCCTACTTCAACAGAAGTAGGGACTACAATTTCTGGACAAATAAGTCAGGAATCGCCAGCATCAAGAGTTATAAACGCTCCGATGACTTCCCGAAGCGAGACTCAACCGATAGCCTTATGAGCGGATGGAGTGGTTCGCGATCACCGAGTCTCGACTCAAGTTCTCAACCGACTCTACGCCGCCGCAAGCTTCAAGTGCTTGGCTATAAGCGCATCGTGTCTACACCAAACACTCACATATTTGAGGATCGACTCCTGAGCCGCCTTCTCAAGAAGTTGCCATTCTTGGTCGAGTGTTGGTACTGGTTTCTTATTTACTTTGTGTACCAGGTCGGTCGTGCTATCACTGCGTTGACTCTCGATGAGGGCACTGTCGATGTTGCCCGCAGACACGCTCTACAAATCATCCACCTCGAACAACGGCTTCATATCTTCTGGGAGATAGAATTTCAGAAGTGGTTCCTGGCTCGACCTGCTCTTCTCCACTGGATCAACCGGATCTACTCATTCATCCACATTCCAGGCACCATTACCTTTCTTGTTGTCCTCTACTACTTCACCACCACCCGGCATCGCCGCTATGCCGCTGGCCGTGTGAGATCTGATACAGTGGCTGCCGGTCCTGCTTTATACGAAGCCCGTCGACGTACCATGGCTATGTGCAATCTCCTTGCTTTCGTTGTCTTCACAAGCTGGCCTTGCATGCCTCCCCGTCTTTTGAGCGATCCTGAATATAAGGGCCCCGATgctgaggaggccaagagctttggctttgtcgACAGTGTTCACAGTGGTACTGGAGAGAGCAGTGTCTGGACCACCAACCGATTCTGCAACCAATATGGTAAGTGGAAGTCGTACGAATTTTGACTCGATACAGAGCTGACTAAGATTGTAGCGGCCATGCCATCTCTGCATTTTGGCTACTCTCTCCTTGTCGGCCTCACCGTCGCCACTATCCCTATTACCGGCCTACGATCTGCCTCTTGGAAGCGAATAGtcattgttgctgctggcatGTCATACCCAGCCTTGATTCTCACTGCTATTGTCGCCACAGCCAACCACTTCATTCTCGATGCCGTAGCTGGTGCTATGGTTTGCACTATTGCCTGGAACTGTAACgacttcctcctcaacttcTGCATCCTCGAGGACTACTTCCTATCCATGCTTCGCCTTCACAAGCCAGTGAACTGGACCGACCCTGAAACAGCTGCCGAGCCTGAGTTCCAGACTGGTCTCCTGAGTGAAGACGTCTAAGGCGTATAAAAGAGCTTTCGAGAACGAGCCCCACGAATTTTCTTCCTAAATACCCGACTCCGTTAATCCATTTGTTTTCAAGAGGGAAGCCTTTGTCTTATTTGCATAAGTCGTTTCAGCCTTTTCAAAGCATTCACAGGGAGTTCTATGTCTGGACAGGAATGAATCCTGTGGACGTAGTGTTAAGTTTGGCGAAGGTGGCATGTTGTTAATTTGAAGAGTCGGGCCATTGATGTTCTGAGCAGTGGGGGATATTAGACGTGCGCGGAAAGGGGTTCAGCATGCCACGCCATACGATGTAGTAAATAACCATTACCAATAATACTATCAGAACGAATATTACACTCTGTATCTTAATCTTAGGCGAAAATGACTGCCGACACGTTCAAATGTACTTAATACGCCCCGAGTGTAATGCTTATGAGCGTCGACGAAATGAAATAAGAATTGTATTTCCTAGTGCTCCTGGACGAATCACACCCGAAACTTGACATTATCCTTAGCTTCTTTCTGGTGAGAAACGAAAACCTTGTAGAGTATGTCCTAAACTTACAGTGTCATCCATGATCCTCGGCAGGGATCATGATAATGAGACTTGCTACGGGCTGAACTCCCTCAAAGTGTCTTCATATTGGTGGCCTCTTGTACAATCGTATGGATAACCTACCTAGTCATTGACGTGGTTAAGGCTGATTTACGTATTTGCAGTACGCGGTCACTGAAGTAATTCAAAGCCATCCCATGCCTCACACTCGTGACGACGCAAGCTGAACTTCATCTCCCACCAATAAACTGCTGTCATGATACTTTTCTGGTAAGCCTTATGAGCACGGGTACATGTGTCTCTGCTAAAACTGCGCTGTTTGACAGCAGATACAGCCACCAGTTCAGGTACCTTTGCTAAGATGGGGCGGGGAGCTTCTGTGGCGGGGCACGTCGTCATCTGTGATCCGTTTGGGCAAGAGACAGACAGCTGCCTTTCGCTTGCTTGCGTCTACTCACATGCCACCACCTGAACTACCttattcttcatctttcTGTTTTTTATCGTCACCATTTATATACCGTTACTTCATACTCAAAAACCTGGCTGTGACTCTGAATAAAAGAGAAGCCGAGGACAAACGCTATTCAAGACGAAAGCTGCTGAAAGCGACAGCTCTACTACTTTCTTCCCATGTCGCAGCAGGATTCTGGGGCAGCTGATGCCCCGCCACAGCAGCCTTCGCGACGATCTGCGTCACCATCAAACAGTTTCTATGCGctgagcgatgatgaggagggcgagTACAACACTATCAGAAATGCCGAGACTGGAAGAGGTGTAAAGCTTCTCTTTTCCAAGAGCAAGGTCAGTAACACCCGAACCTATGTCCTGCGCAAGAGGTTGCGCTGCAGAATGACGGACGACATCTGACAATTGCAGGTTTATGTTCACCCAACACCCTCTTCAAAGGACAACATTCCAGGATACATCGCACTTCTCCAGCAACGAGGCCATCACGAAGAACGTCCTACTTCATCCGCTTCCAATGAATCAGCCACGATCGCCTCCTCGGATCTGCTTCTTGCCTGGATCCCCGAATCTGCCCTTGGAGATTCCGCCAGCATCTACGTCAAGGTTGACCTTTGCGATGGAGACTCACCCCCGAAACAGTCTTACCTTGTTCCTCCCCCGCCGACCGTCACTAGCCATGTTGGATCTGTCGGTGGATATGCGTTTGCAATTCCTGTGAGCGCCGTCTATTCGCTCCTCGTTCGGCCTCCGAGCCTCGGCTGGTGGTATGGatccgtcatcatcaactcccGTGCGGGCGATAGCTTTCCCGCCCTTTTCTTCCATGACAATGAGTGCCAAAGCACGATCcttcaaaagaagaagatcgcGCGTGATACCTTTGATCCTTTTGGAGAATCAGGACAGATGTTCTGGGGTGGCGATGAGGTTGTGAAGTGGCTACGTCGTTACGTCAAGATTGAGCGATCTGGTGCTGAACCCAACATCTACTTAATCGAGCCATCAAAGGAGGATAGCGAAGCATTCGGCCACAAACTCACTTCCAGCCCATCACAAATTGGTCGTCAGGATAGCAATGTGGGAACGCAGCGCCGCGCCGGAGGACCGCCAAATCGAGATGCAGAGATGGACCCTTTCGTCAAGTTGATCAAGGAAACTGGATGGAATATTATGGAGAAATTCAGCAAAGTAACCACCTTTACCCGGAGAGCGGCTCAAGATATTGTTGAGAACCCGAACTTACCTCCCCAAGTAAGACGGCTCTTGAGAAATCCGGAAGTTCAGACGCTTCAAGACGAGTTCGACAGCGCCAGGATCTATCTCGCTCGCTGGGCTATGGGCATACAGGAACAGAGCGACCGTGATCGGAGACAGAGGATATGGTCTGCTAATGATGTTATGGAGCTTGAGGATACCGATGTTGGCGAAtttgagcttctcgaaggaGCCAGCAACCTTTCACTTGAGGAACGCCGAAAGACTGTGACAATGAAGGAGTGGAATACCTTCTTCGACCCTCAAACTGGCCGATTATCGATCACTATCgatgaggtcaaggagcGTGTCTTTCACGGAGGTCTTGACCCTGAGGACGGTGTTCGAAAGGAAGCGTGgcttttccttcttggcgtcTATGAATGGTATAGCACTGCTGATGAGAGAAAGGCACAAATCGCTTCACTACGTGACCAGTActacaagctcaagctttcGTGGTGGGAGAGGCTCGAAGGTGATGGAGGTGAAGGCGACGCCGGAGAGTGGTGGCGCGAGCAAAAGGGACGAATTGGTAAGTTGCTCACCACTTCTCAGCCTTTCTCTCCCGAGGAGTAAACTTACAATTTGTCTACAGAAAAAGATGTCCACCGAACGGACCGCAATGTGCCCATTTTCATGGGCGAGGATATTCCCCATCCTGACCCAAGCTCACCTTTTGCCGAAGTTGGCACCAACGTCCACCTTGagcagatgaaggagatgctcCTGACTTACAACGAGTACAATAAGGACCTAGGCTATGTTCAGGGTATGTCAGATCTATTGGCACCAATCTACGCAGTGATCCAAGACGATGCCGTTGCATTCTGGGGTTTCCAGAAGTTCATGGAGCGTATGGAACGCAACTTT from Fusarium fujikuroi IMI 58289 draft genome, chromosome FFUJ_chr04 harbors:
- a CDS encoding related to integral membrane protein; translation: MGVGSFLEPLIVVTLLFGGAYFNRSRDYNFWTNKSGIASIKSYKRSDDFPKRDSTDSLMSGWSGSRSPSLDSSSQPTLRRRKLQVLGYKRIVSTPNTHIFEDRLLSRLLKKLPFLVECWYWFLIYFVYQVGRAITALTLDEGTVDVARRHALQIIHLEQRLHIFWEIEFQKWFLARPALLHWINRIYSFIHIPGTITFLVVLYYFTTTRHRRYAAGRVRSDTVAAGPALYEARRRTMAMCNLLAFVVFTSWPCMPPRLLSDPEYKGPDAEEAKSFGFVDSVHSGTGESSVWTTNRFCNQYAAMPSLHFGYSLLVGLTVATIPITGLRSASWKRIVIVAAGMSYPALILTAIVATANHFILDAVAGAMVCTIAWNCNDFLLNFCILEDYFLSMLRLHKPVNWTDPETAAEPEFQTGLLSEDV
- a CDS encoding probable GTPase activating protein, translated to MSQQDSGAADAPPQQPSRRSASPSNSFYALSDDEEGEYNTIRNAETGRGVKLLFSKSKVYVHPTPSSKDNIPGYIALLQQRGHHEERPTSSASNESATIASSDLLLAWIPESALGDSASIYVKVDLCDGDSPPKQSYLVPPPPTVTSHVGSVGGYAFAIPVSAVYSLLVRPPSLGWWYGSVIINSRAGDSFPALFFHDNECQSTILQKKKIARDTFDPFGESGQMFWGGDEVVKWLRRYVKIERSGAEPNIYLIEPSKEDSEAFGHKLTSSPSQIGRQDSNVGTQRRAGGPPNRDAEMDPFVKLIKETGWNIMEKFSKVTTFTRRAAQDIVENPNLPPQVRRLLRNPEVQTLQDEFDSARIYLARWAMGIQEQSDRDRRQRIWSANDVMELEDTDVGEFELLEGASNLSLEERRKTVTMKEWNTFFDPQTGRLSITIDEVKERVFHGGLDPEDGVRKEAWLFLLGVYEWYSTADERKAQIASLRDQYYKLKLSWWERLEGDGGEGDAGEWWREQKGRIEKDVHRTDRNVPIFMGEDIPHPDPSSPFAEVGTNVHLEQMKEMLLTYNEYNKDLGYVQGMSDLLAPIYAVIQDDAVAFWGFQKFMERMERNFLRDQSGMRNQLLTLDQLVQFMDPALWNHLQKADSTNFFFFFRMILVWYKREFAWLDVLRLWEGLWTDYMSANFHLFIALAILERHRDVIMEHLQHFDEVLKYVNELSNTIDLEATLIRAETLFKRFQRLVDAVDKKQNFPAPRYNQKEPSKSSEQTESGPSKGGKTSGKDKAAEPAAPPPQPKTITPELRKLLSKEVEVLPRKTVAQKGDGMPNK